In Anthonomus grandis grandis chromosome 5, icAntGran1.3, whole genome shotgun sequence, the following are encoded in one genomic region:
- the LOC126736941 gene encoding uncharacterized protein LOC126736941 produces the protein MKTGAGPAYPDMLSDTDQRVILILGKTFFEGCGVEEKGFAHGKYYPEEEPVSGPSSAPSSIVDARFNGSLYNSEYTQPGPSNISMQIPTENKALEEQTNKPRPQKRSISQQLHIVDHDYLVTPRTKRQKVTPTNEIYYQETINLLKSIDSHLETLNHTLNEKLGDITEASRQRHS, from the exons ATGAAGACGGGGGCTGGGCCAGCATATCCTGATATGCTATCAGATACTGATCAAAGAGTTAtccttattttgggaaaaacattttttgaaggATGTGGAGTGGAGGAGAAGGGT tttgctCATGGAAAATATTATCCAGAGGAAGAACCCGTTAGTGGTCCATCGAGTGCTCCATCAAGTATAGTGGATGCTCGGTTCAATGGTAGTTTATACAATAGTGAATACACACAGCCCGGACCCTCAAATATTTCTATGCAGATTCCTACAGAAAATAAAGCATTAGAAGAACAA accAACAAGCCACGACCACAAAAAAGGAGTATTTCACAACAGCTTCATATAGTCGATCATGATTATTTAGTCACACCAAGAACTAAAAGGCAAAAGGTTACTCCCACAAATGAAATCTATTATCAAGAGAcaataaatctattaaaaagtaTCGACAGTCATTTAGAAACCCTAAATCATACCCTAAATGAAAAATTAGGCGATATAACAGAGGCCAGCAGACAGAGACACTCTTAA